One window from the genome of Candidatus Melainabacteria bacterium encodes:
- a CDS encoding CocE/NonD family hydrolase, which translates to MSVDITVPPVRHKNITVQKDLPVRMRDGVTLFADIYRPDVAEPLPVLLMRTPYDKSMAQNTVFLNPSWYARYGYMVVIQDCRGRYSSEGVFTPYDSEAADGHDTVEWAANLEGSNGNVAMYGFSYPGAIQLQTAATKPRGLKTIIPAMTASDFFDRWTYEGGAFSQAFIQSWVLYLCQDTARRAGNFDLQKKLWSTFMSLPGPYFATPVVDTVCDARKYAPYYVDWLDHDTYDDYWSAKSIRNCYSQVAVPVLHVGGWYDVFITGTINNFIEMDKLQQSDPSRGEQKLVIGPWHHLPWQQHVGSSDFGSQARNIVNPLQLHWLDRHMGYLPLDHKDGPKVQVFVLNANEWSSFDSWPPTGTTDRTYYLHSGGRANSLSGDGTLSTDLPGDEPWDVYLHDPSAPVLSQGGHSCCVEDLAPMGPMSQRKNEIRNDVLVYTSEVLEKDLTVLGLVKARFYASSTADDTDFAVMLCDVAECGLSINIVNSIVRASRRNSLSEPDLLEPEKVYEFNLDIGWTAALFRKGHRIRVTIASSNFPHFGRTPNTSAIQHAYADLNDWKVARQTIFHDSQHQSYIVIPTL; encoded by the coding sequence ATGTCTGTTGACATCACCGTGCCGCCGGTGCGGCACAAAAACATAACTGTGCAGAAGGACTTGCCGGTTCGAATGCGCGATGGCGTAACGCTGTTTGCTGACATCTATCGCCCCGATGTAGCTGAGCCGTTGCCAGTGCTGTTGATGCGGACGCCGTATGACAAATCCATGGCACAGAACACTGTGTTTCTGAATCCATCCTGGTATGCCCGCTACGGATACATGGTCGTGATACAAGACTGCCGCGGACGCTATTCCTCGGAAGGCGTCTTTACTCCATATGATTCTGAAGCTGCAGATGGCCACGACACCGTCGAGTGGGCTGCGAATCTGGAAGGGTCCAACGGGAACGTGGCAATGTATGGTTTTTCATATCCTGGCGCAATTCAATTGCAGACGGCTGCAACTAAGCCACGCGGGCTTAAGACAATCATTCCAGCAATGACTGCTTCAGATTTTTTCGACCGTTGGACATACGAGGGCGGCGCCTTTTCGCAAGCGTTTATTCAGTCCTGGGTGCTGTATCTGTGTCAGGACACGGCTCGCCGCGCCGGTAACTTTGACTTACAGAAGAAGCTCTGGTCGACATTCATGTCGCTTCCTGGGCCATATTTTGCAACTCCAGTTGTTGATACCGTATGCGATGCTAGAAAGTACGCACCATATTATGTAGATTGGCTTGACCATGACACCTACGATGACTACTGGAGTGCAAAATCGATCCGCAACTGTTACTCGCAAGTAGCTGTTCCAGTTTTGCACGTAGGTGGCTGGTACGACGTGTTCATTACGGGAACCATTAACAACTTTATTGAGATGGATAAGCTGCAGCAGTCCGATCCCAGCCGAGGCGAACAAAAACTCGTGATTGGACCATGGCACCATTTGCCGTGGCAGCAGCACGTTGGATCGAGTGATTTTGGCAGTCAGGCGCGGAACATAGTCAATCCGCTGCAATTGCACTGGTTGGACAGGCACATGGGCTACTTACCTTTAGACCACAAGGATGGTCCGAAAGTGCAAGTATTTGTTCTAAACGCAAATGAATGGAGCAGCTTTGACTCCTGGCCTCCGACTGGTACCACTGATAGAACTTACTATTTGCATTCTGGTGGTAGAGCAAATTCACTAAGTGGTGATGGAACACTCTCCACTGACCTTCCCGGTGATGAGCCCTGGGATGTATATTTGCATGACCCCTCGGCGCCGGTTTTGAGTCAGGGCGGACATAGCTGTTGCGTCGAGGACCTGGCCCCTATGGGTCCAATGAGTCAGCGCAAGAATGAAATTCGAAATGATGTTCTCGTGTACACGTCAGAAGTTCTCGAAAAAGATCTGACCGTATTGGGGCTAGTGAAAGCGAGATTCTACGCATCATCAACTGCAGATGATACGGACTTCGCTGTAATGTTGTGTGATGTCGCAGAATGCGGATTGTCGATAAATATCGTCAATAGTATTGTCAGGGCAAGTCGTAGAAACTCGCTCAGTGAGCCTGATTTGCTTGAACCGGAAAAGGTTTACGAATTTAATCTTGATATTGGGTGGACTGCTGCACTCTTTAGAAAAGGACATCGAATCAGAGTAACCATAGCCAGCTCAAACTTCCCACATTTTGGACGAACTCCAAATACTTCGGCAATTCAACATGCATATGCCGATCTTAATGACTGGAAAGTGGCAAGGCAAACGATATTCCACGATTCGCAACATCAGTCGTATATCGTGATTCCGACATTGTAG
- a CDS encoding response regulator transcription factor, whose translation MAKILLVEDDTVLAATIESWLVSEHHMVDVVYDGESGWDHLCLGGFDLAILDWNLPQVSGVDLCKRYRKQKGIAPIIMLTGRSAIAEKEEGLDSGADDYLTKPFNMKELTARIRALLRRPPMVLSNIMQVDDIIVDSAKHRVTKRGTEIHLSPRDFALIEFLMRHQDEVFSATALVQRVWQTDNYATGDAVRTAIKRIRQQLDDSADEGSSIIENIPRVGYRLRKTRQQ comes from the coding sequence ATGGCAAAGATTCTACTTGTTGAAGACGATACAGTTCTCGCAGCGACCATCGAAAGTTGGTTAGTAAGCGAGCACCACATGGTTGACGTCGTGTATGACGGAGAAAGTGGTTGGGACCATCTTTGCCTCGGCGGATTCGATCTTGCCATTCTGGATTGGAATCTTCCCCAAGTTAGCGGCGTAGACTTGTGCAAACGTTATAGAAAACAAAAAGGTATAGCACCAATCATCATGCTAACGGGACGAAGTGCCATCGCTGAAAAGGAGGAAGGACTGGACTCTGGCGCTGATGATTATCTCACCAAACCGTTCAACATGAAGGAGTTGACAGCTCGAATCAGAGCGCTGCTAAGACGACCGCCGATGGTTCTATCGAACATCATGCAGGTAGACGATATCATCGTCGATTCTGCTAAGCATCGGGTCACGAAGCGCGGTACAGAAATTCACTTGAGCCCACGTGACTTTGCTCTTATTGAATTTCTCATGCGTCATCAGGATGAGGTTTTCAGCGCAACCGCTCTTGTTCAAAGAGTCTGGCAAACAGACAATTATGCAACCGGTGATGCTGTGCGTACCGCAATAAAACGCATACGACAGCAATTAGATGACAGTGCCGACGAGGGAAGTTCGATCATTGAAAACATTCCACGCGTAGGTTACCGACTACGCAAGACGCGACAACAATAA
- a CDS encoding amino acid permease yields MPLMTSLFRCTPAVLADSDDTPKHLGWIMLTALGIGATIGAGIFAMPGIIAGKAGPAGILSFLITGFVISMVAVCYDQFSRRVTHGVSAYSYVYHSLGELFAWIVAFGLFLEYSFGSSAVSIAWGEYLKTSLGYTLPQFWAGPVNGPDGFHFGINIVAVAVVTVVTLILMFGGVSKSAKLNFILVCLKLGLLVMFLAVGARHVNPANWTPFMPKGWDGVLKGAALAVFPYVGFDALFTFARESKSLKDTRLATVLCVGIVAFLYVTVMAVATGLAPCFINGVGNPLFVGNEAAAPLAKLLANAGEEWTSKFISFGAVLGIFNVLLVLCMGGPRIFRNMAEDGLLPPIFKKTNKGNPVVGIALNGTIVALTAGLVPFGEIADMMVLGTLVAFMFVGIGAWRLKLVNPLVALLATVGCVILMGHLGHLVLQVYCVTLPVGLIIYFTYSRHHSKLAKADGAATKPEDLIPSA; encoded by the coding sequence ATGCCCTTAATGACATCATTGTTTCGCTGTACCCCTGCTGTATTAGCGGACTCGGATGACACCCCGAAACATCTCGGCTGGATAATGCTGACAGCGCTCGGCATTGGCGCCACGATCGGGGCGGGAATTTTTGCCATGCCGGGAATCATCGCCGGTAAAGCGGGTCCGGCAGGCATCCTCTCATTTTTAATCACGGGCTTTGTCATCTCGATGGTGGCGGTCTGCTACGACCAGTTTTCTCGCCGCGTCACCCACGGTGTTTCCGCATACAGTTACGTCTATCATTCGCTCGGTGAGTTGTTTGCCTGGATAGTCGCCTTTGGTCTCTTTCTGGAATACAGCTTTGGTTCGTCGGCTGTGTCGATTGCCTGGGGCGAATATCTGAAGACGTCGCTGGGATACACGCTACCTCAGTTCTGGGCGGGACCAGTGAATGGACCGGACGGATTTCATTTTGGCATCAACATCGTTGCTGTTGCGGTTGTAACTGTCGTCACACTGATTTTGATGTTTGGTGGCGTCAGCAAATCGGCTAAGTTGAACTTTATACTCGTCTGTCTGAAACTGGGTCTGCTAGTCATGTTCCTGGCGGTCGGTGCAAGACACGTAAACCCTGCCAACTGGACTCCATTTATGCCGAAAGGTTGGGATGGCGTTTTGAAAGGCGCAGCTCTTGCGGTTTTCCCTTATGTCGGATTCGATGCGCTATTCACATTTGCGCGTGAATCCAAAAGTTTGAAAGATACGAGATTGGCTACCGTACTGTGTGTGGGCATCGTGGCATTCCTCTATGTCACAGTCATGGCTGTAGCTACGGGACTGGCACCATGTTTCATCAATGGTGTAGGAAATCCGCTCTTCGTCGGCAACGAAGCCGCTGCACCGCTTGCAAAACTGCTCGCTAACGCAGGCGAAGAATGGACCTCGAAATTTATCTCCTTTGGTGCCGTGCTCGGTATCTTCAACGTCCTTCTGGTTCTTTGTATGGGCGGTCCGCGCATCTTCAGAAATATGGCTGAAGACGGATTGCTTCCGCCCATTTTCAAGAAAACAAACAAAGGCAATCCGGTTGTCGGCATCGCTTTGAACGGAACAATCGTTGCCCTTACCGCAGGGCTGGTGCCGTTTGGCGAAATCGCCGACATGATGGTGCTGGGAACGCTGGTAGCCTTCATGTTCGTCGGAATTGGTGCGTGGCGTTTGAAGCTGGTTAATCCGCTCGTTGCGTTACTCGCTACTGTCGGTTGCGTAATCTTGATGGGACATTTGGGTCATCTGGTTCTCCAGGTTTATTGTGTGACCCTGCCAGTGGGCTTGATTATCTACTTCACCTACAGCCGTCATCACAGCAAATTAGCCAAGGCTGATGGAGCTGCAACCAAGCCGGAAGATTTGATTCCCTCCGCCTGA